A single window of Colletes latitarsis isolate SP2378_abdomen chromosome 11, iyColLati1, whole genome shotgun sequence DNA harbors:
- the LOC143347509 gene encoding mitochondrial translation release factor in rescue, with translation MKIAAMLKSLSNKNYFSQSLARYVFLLVHEQIYSFSCSENRNLINILNNQIRCKSYNRFLDYSKVPTLNENDLEEQFVRGSGPGGQATNKTSNAVVLKHKPTGLIVKCHETRSLLQNRKIARDIMITKLDFFVNREDSIQSQEEQFKKRDSIKKKQKQKKLADLKKSFKERENLK, from the coding sequence atgaaaattgcaGCTATGCTGAAGTCcttatcaaataaaaattatttttctcaatCATTGGCTAGATATGTATTCTTATTGGTTCACGAACAAATTTATAGTTTTTCATGTAGTGAAAATCGTAATTTGATTAACATTTTGAATAATCAGATTCGATGTAAGTCTTACAATCGCTTTCTAGATTACTCAAAAGTACCTACACTTAATGAGAATGATTTGGAAGAGCAATTTGTAAGAGGTTCTGGTCCTGGTGGTCAAGCAACTAACAAAACGTCAAATGCAGTAGTTTTAAAACACAAACCTACCGGACTAATTGTGAAATGTCACGAGACCAGAAGTTTGttacaaaatagaaaaattgCCAGGGACATTATGATCACAAAATTGGATTTTTTTGTCAATCGTGAGGACTCTATTCAAAGTCAAGAAGAGCAGTTTAAAAAAAGGGATTCCATAAAGAAGAAACAAAAGCAAAAAAAATTAGCAGATTTAAAGAAATCGTTTAAAGAAcgtgaaaatttaaaataa
- the LOC143347452 gene encoding uncharacterized protein LOC143347452 isoform X2, with protein sequence MSFIIESRQTNEINNKDREHFLAFKMKDNYSFKYIPESHFKQVVKSVQRQRRKEDEERIWTSFVKEQELNSLKSNKNDIHWSMEDVKDLFQENMQDIDTELKRLREDALPECNKRICSCKFNNKNEKTTYVEANSIRDNSEKQKFLIKDKDTNNTDIQIPILQGNDVSNCKETEGSRRGFKSKAKISLSDPVITQKKHYTNQLLQTTNHFENNSDSDLSNNRSDIVCVQPDPLIIEKILSMQKKVAELLNEISFRLCKIPLPDGDRDLKRRQQQTTEFAIRFSRNYLYNLNRLLVSIQRHVRALSINVRLNQCQKNIAFHQDKIKQELIAAYQLLIQALNAYCKHIPNSTLEGHPKKLQNVLQIVCDLRDICNKVEISTNYLCAGDANTLLVEKELQDKIDGILSKLKLSLGDKCQSTNHRNIESTVTLAPTSLRNKRCSYKKNLSSRLSMYSVDVPKTNQRRKNNLRSKNYSCQKEKKYNVVETKNTHNRHCLVPELLYPSPVTQSSSSRDVVWIDEMKNANCLKEDDIRTMMDEVIVDSDNNSNLDSRTKRSNTIRMVQESKVLQKKPSVEILKSKHTDDKDINIKEQHFTNDDDLIKKVTRITKGHLSTLVPVISDLMTLVSKKQYEPEAQPTSEASMETLIEFLQKYQSPKDSDTKASSTDDSCKRSHIKLNGNTAKMYNWFMCRLWIRCLNWYTVMLHAKQIIRLRVLVTGKI encoded by the exons atgtcttttataATAGAAAGCAGACAAACcaatgaaataaataataaagacaGAGAACATTTTCTTGCTTTCAAAATGAAAGATAATTATAGTTTTAAG TATATACCCGAAAGTCATTTTAAACAGGTAGTAAAAAGTGTACAAAGACAAAGGCGCAAGGAGGACGAAGAGCGCATCTGGACTTCATTTGTTAAAGAACAGGAGTTAAATAGTCTAAAGTCTAACAAAAATGATATCCACTGGTCTATGGAAGATGTCAAAGATCTCTTTCAAGAAAATATGCAAGACATAGATACAGAACTTAAGAGACTTCGGGAGGATGCTCTTCCTGAATGTAATAAGAGGATTTGCAGTTGTAAATTTAataacaaaaatgaaaaaaccACATACGTAGAG GCAAACAGCATAAGGGATAATTCAGAGAAGCAGAAGTTTCTAATAAAAGATAAGGACACAAACAACACTGATATTCAAATTCCAATTTTGCAAGGAAATGATGTTTCCAATTGTAAAGAAACTGAAGGGTCCAGAAGAGGTTTTAAATCAAAAGCTAAAATATCTCTATCAGATCCTGTGATAACACAGAAGAAGCATTACACAAATCAACTTCTTCAGACAACCAATCACTTTGAAAATAATTCTGATTCAGACTTAAGTAATAACAGAAGCGATATTGTTTGTGTACAACCAGATCCActtataatagaaaaaatttTATCAATGCAAAAGAAAGTGGCAGAGTTActaaatgaaatttcatttagATTATGCAAGATTCCTCTGCCAGATGGTGATAGAGATCTAAAAAGAAGGCAACAGCAAACTACGGAGTTTGCCATAAGATTTTCAAGAAATTATCTATATAATCTTAACAGGCTTCTTGTAAGCATTCAAAGACACGTTAGAGCTTTGTCTATCAACGTGAGGCTAAATCAATGTCAGAAAAATATTGCATTTCATCAGGACAAAATTAAACAAGAACTGATCGCCGCCTATCAATTATTAATACAAGCTTTGAACGCTTATTGCAAGCATATTCCTAATTCTACACTCGAAGGCCATCCGAAGAAACTACAAAATGTATTACAGATTGTTTGTGACCTAAGAGATATCTGCAACAAAGTTGAGATCTCCACCAACTATTTATGCGCGGGAGACGCAAATACGTTGCTAGTG GAAAAGGAACTTCAGGATAAAATCGATGGTATTTTATCTAAATTGAAGTTGAGTTTAGGAGATAAATGTCAATCTACAAATCATAGGAATATTGAGTCTACGGTAACTCTCGCTCCAACGTCTTTACGCAATAAAAGATGCTCTTATAAGAAAAATCTATCCAGTCGTCTAAGCATGTACAGCGTGGATGTACCTAAAACTAATCAGAGAAGAAAGAACAATTTAAGAAGCAAAA ACTACTCTTGTCAGAAGGAAAAGAAGTATAATGTCGTAGAAACTAAAAATACACACAATCGACATTGTTTGGTACCTGAGTTGCTATACCCTAGTCCTGTAACACAGTCATCGTCTTCTAGGGACGTTGTTTGGATCGATGAGATGAAGAACGCGAACTGTCTGAAAGAAGACGATATTAGAACCATGATGGATGAAGTAATTGTAGATTCTGACAAT aaTAGTAATCTAGATAGTCGGACCAAACGCAGTAATACAATAAGAATGGTACAAGAGTCTAAAGTATTACAGAAAAAGCCATCTGTCGAGATATTGAAATCAAAGCATACAGATGACaaagatataaatattaaagaacAGCATTTTACAAATGATgacgatttaataaaaaaagtaaCAAGAATTACCAAAGGTCATTTATCTACTCTAGTTCCTGTAATAAGCGACCTAATGACTCTAGTATCGAAAAAG CAATACGAGCCAGAAGCGCAGCCTACATCGGAAGCTTCTATGGAAACGCTAATAgagtttttacaaaaatatcaGTCTCCTAAAGATTCCGATACAAAAGCATCTTCGACGGATGATAGCTGTAAACGTTCGCATATCAAATTAAATGG AAATACGGCGAAAATGTACAACTGGTTTATGTGTCGTCTATGGATAAGGTGCCTAAATTGGTACACTGTGATGCTTCATGCCAAGCAGATAATCAGACTGCG AGTATTAGTGAcaggaaaaatataa
- the LOC143347511 gene encoding mitochondrial ribosome and complex I assembly factor AltMIEF1-like codes for MRQIVLKLYKDLLRYGENLKYTETKYFKSRIRRGFKENKRLTDEAEIDFQLQKGQKVLQDQRVI; via the exons ATGAGACAAATAGTTTTAAAACTGTACAAAGATTTATTGCGTTACGGAGAAAATTTAAAGTACACGGAAACGAAGTATTTTAAGAGCAGAATTCGTAGaggttttaaagaaaataaacgcTTGACTGACGAAGCAGAGATTGATTTTCAATTACAG AAAGGACAGAAGGTTTTGCAGGATCAACGAGTCATATAA
- the LOC143347455 gene encoding uncharacterized protein LOC143347455 yields MASKVLVKLPTVPFPQGKKSPSDIVALTERNEGLNQMLRHQSMNVDRVAQLEQNMKFLQEQHQATLVALHQEVESLRQKNRDLQFQLVFSKGSTTIPSTPSSPEDNGTGFIKPKGSPVCVNIAPLQVELLEKDLQDIKISLQEAKTQNQYFSEIIEQQKIKLNSAEEQKVNKQPMTDIGIQVGSRLDPVPGDLVTFLEITETMVNGLRKQNEDQKKEIATLKAASANTTNANRKVRFCDSNNSHHTRGSPTSATQEQTPHKFPPLQSQSYWHRRVPRNGRNRHDRQDLQSEIDSTILPQLQNGSIQNFESPFNWSQYRKYSRDERYRKYNRGQMSQKDRRDTDHHPHRRDYKDRNSKDHQKEFVGSAEGSREADNSAGSKS; encoded by the exons ATGGCGTCCAAAGTGTTGGTTAAATTGCCAACTGTACCTTTTCCTCAA GGAAAGAAATCACCATCGGACATAGTAGCATTAACAGAAAGAAACGAAGGATTGAATCAAATGCTCAGACATCAAAGTATGAATGTGGATAGGGTGGCTCAATTAGagcaaaatatgaaatttttacaagaacagCATCAAGCAACCTTGGTTGCTTTGCACCAGGAAGTCGAATCATTGCGACAAAAGAATAGAG ATTTACAGTTTCAATTGGTATTCTCAAAAGGATCTACTACAATACCTAGCACTCCTTCTTCTCCTGAAGACAATGGAACTGGGTTCATCAAACCAAAG GGTAGCCCAGTATGCGTAAACATTGCACCATTGCAGGTAGAACTTCTGGAGAAAGATTTACAAGATATTAAAATATCACTACAAGAGGCAAAAACGCAAAACCAGTATTTCTCTGAGATTATCGAACAACAAAAAAT AAAGCTAAATTCCGCTGAAGAACAGAAAGTGAATAAACAGCCAATGACGGATATAGGAATCCAAGTTGGGTCTAGACTCGATCCTGTCCCGGGAGATTTGGTCACGTTTTTGGAAATCACGGAAACAATGGTAAACGGATTACGCAAACAAAACGAGGATCAAAAGAAAGAAATTGCAACACTAAAAGCAGCATCAGCAAATACAACGAATGCTAACAGAAAGGTTCGATTTTGCGACAGTAACAACAGCCATCATACTCGTGGATCGCCTACCAGTGCCACGCAAGAACAAACACCTCACAAATTTCCACCGTTACAGAGCCAAAGCTACTGGCACCGCAGAGTACCTAG AAATGGAAGAAATCGACATGATAGACAAGATCTTCAATCGGAAATAGATTCTACCATATTACCGCAACTTCAAAATGGTAGCATTCAAAATTTTGAATCGCCATTTAATTGGTCACAATATCGTAAGTATTCTCGCGACGAAagataccgaaaatataatagggGTCAAATGTCACAGAAAGATCGTAGAGATACCGATCACCATCCTCATCGACGAGATTATAAGGATAGAAATTCCAAAGATCATCAAAAAGAGTTTGTAGGCTCTGCAGAGGGATCGAGAGAAGCTGACAACTCCGCGGGTAGTAAATCATAA
- the LOC143347452 gene encoding uncharacterized protein LOC143347452 isoform X1, which produces MSFIIESRQTNEINNKDREHFLAFKMKDNYSFKYIPESHFKQVVKSVQRQRRKEDEERIWTSFVKEQELNSLKSNKNDIHWSMEDVKDLFQENMQDIDTELKRLREDALPECNKRICSCKFNNKNEKTTYVEANSIRDNSEKQKFLIKDKDTNNTDIQIPILQGNDVSNCKETEGSRRGFKSKAKISLSDPVITQKKHYTNQLLQTTNHFENNSDSDLSNNRSDIVCVQPDPLIIEKILSMQKKVAELLNEISFRLCKIPLPDGDRDLKRRQQQTTEFAIRFSRNYLYNLNRLLVSIQRHVRALSINVRLNQCQKNIAFHQDKIKQELIAAYQLLIQALNAYCKHIPNSTLEGHPKKLQNVLQIVCDLRDICNKVEISTNYLCAGDANTLLVEKELQDKIDGILSKLKLSLGDKCQSTNHRNIESTVTLAPTSLRNKRCSYKKNLSSRLSMYSVDVPKTNQRRKNNLRSKNYSCQKEKKYNVVETKNTHNRHCLVPELLYPSPVTQSSSSRDVVWIDEMKNANCLKEDDIRTMMDEVIVDSDNNSNLDSRTKRSNTIRMVQESKVLQKKPSVEILKSKHTDDKDINIKEQHFTNDDDLIKKVTRITKGHLSTLVPVISDLMTLVSKKQYEPEAQPTSEASMETLIEFLQKYQSPKDSDTKASSTDDSCKRSHIKLNGLSEIQKYGENVQLVYVSSMDKVPKLVHCDASCQADNQTASISDRKNINFDTKNEIVLNVSKETKLQFLAYRHEYKKMCQSKPMYSSNTQNKPWDIVAWISDKLVEELMIEIAKELQMPDLIQKMFEMEFQEV; this is translated from the exons atgtcttttataATAGAAAGCAGACAAACcaatgaaataaataataaagacaGAGAACATTTTCTTGCTTTCAAAATGAAAGATAATTATAGTTTTAAG TATATACCCGAAAGTCATTTTAAACAGGTAGTAAAAAGTGTACAAAGACAAAGGCGCAAGGAGGACGAAGAGCGCATCTGGACTTCATTTGTTAAAGAACAGGAGTTAAATAGTCTAAAGTCTAACAAAAATGATATCCACTGGTCTATGGAAGATGTCAAAGATCTCTTTCAAGAAAATATGCAAGACATAGATACAGAACTTAAGAGACTTCGGGAGGATGCTCTTCCTGAATGTAATAAGAGGATTTGCAGTTGTAAATTTAataacaaaaatgaaaaaaccACATACGTAGAG GCAAACAGCATAAGGGATAATTCAGAGAAGCAGAAGTTTCTAATAAAAGATAAGGACACAAACAACACTGATATTCAAATTCCAATTTTGCAAGGAAATGATGTTTCCAATTGTAAAGAAACTGAAGGGTCCAGAAGAGGTTTTAAATCAAAAGCTAAAATATCTCTATCAGATCCTGTGATAACACAGAAGAAGCATTACACAAATCAACTTCTTCAGACAACCAATCACTTTGAAAATAATTCTGATTCAGACTTAAGTAATAACAGAAGCGATATTGTTTGTGTACAACCAGATCCActtataatagaaaaaatttTATCAATGCAAAAGAAAGTGGCAGAGTTActaaatgaaatttcatttagATTATGCAAGATTCCTCTGCCAGATGGTGATAGAGATCTAAAAAGAAGGCAACAGCAAACTACGGAGTTTGCCATAAGATTTTCAAGAAATTATCTATATAATCTTAACAGGCTTCTTGTAAGCATTCAAAGACACGTTAGAGCTTTGTCTATCAACGTGAGGCTAAATCAATGTCAGAAAAATATTGCATTTCATCAGGACAAAATTAAACAAGAACTGATCGCCGCCTATCAATTATTAATACAAGCTTTGAACGCTTATTGCAAGCATATTCCTAATTCTACACTCGAAGGCCATCCGAAGAAACTACAAAATGTATTACAGATTGTTTGTGACCTAAGAGATATCTGCAACAAAGTTGAGATCTCCACCAACTATTTATGCGCGGGAGACGCAAATACGTTGCTAGTG GAAAAGGAACTTCAGGATAAAATCGATGGTATTTTATCTAAATTGAAGTTGAGTTTAGGAGATAAATGTCAATCTACAAATCATAGGAATATTGAGTCTACGGTAACTCTCGCTCCAACGTCTTTACGCAATAAAAGATGCTCTTATAAGAAAAATCTATCCAGTCGTCTAAGCATGTACAGCGTGGATGTACCTAAAACTAATCAGAGAAGAAAGAACAATTTAAGAAGCAAAA ACTACTCTTGTCAGAAGGAAAAGAAGTATAATGTCGTAGAAACTAAAAATACACACAATCGACATTGTTTGGTACCTGAGTTGCTATACCCTAGTCCTGTAACACAGTCATCGTCTTCTAGGGACGTTGTTTGGATCGATGAGATGAAGAACGCGAACTGTCTGAAAGAAGACGATATTAGAACCATGATGGATGAAGTAATTGTAGATTCTGACAAT aaTAGTAATCTAGATAGTCGGACCAAACGCAGTAATACAATAAGAATGGTACAAGAGTCTAAAGTATTACAGAAAAAGCCATCTGTCGAGATATTGAAATCAAAGCATACAGATGACaaagatataaatattaaagaacAGCATTTTACAAATGATgacgatttaataaaaaaagtaaCAAGAATTACCAAAGGTCATTTATCTACTCTAGTTCCTGTAATAAGCGACCTAATGACTCTAGTATCGAAAAAG CAATACGAGCCAGAAGCGCAGCCTACATCGGAAGCTTCTATGGAAACGCTAATAgagtttttacaaaaatatcaGTCTCCTAAAGATTCCGATACAAAAGCATCTTCGACGGATGATAGCTGTAAACGTTCGCATATCAAATTAAATGG CTTATCTGAAATTCAGAAATACGGCGAAAATGTACAACTGGTTTATGTGTCGTCTATGGATAAGGTGCCTAAATTGGTACACTGTGATGCTTCATGCCAAGCAGATAATCAGACTGCG AGTATTAGTGAcaggaaaaatataaattttgataCTAAAAATGAGATTGTACTTAATGTCTCAAAAGAAACTAAACTACAGTTTTTAGCATATAGACATGAATATAAAAAGATGTGCCAATCGAAGCCAATGTATTCTAGCAACACACAAAACAAACCGTGGGATATTGTGGCATG GATATCCGACAAACTGGTAGAGGAGCTAATGATTGAAATAGCAAAAGAATTACAAATGCCCGACCTCATACAAAAAATGTTCGAGATGGAATTTCAAGAAGTTTAG